The following coding sequences are from one Dysgonomonadaceae bacterium PH5-43 window:
- a CDS encoding mannose-1-phosphate guanylyltransferase (product_source=KO:K00971; cath_funfam=3.90.550.10; cog=COG0836; ko=KO:K00971; pfam=PF00483; superfamily=159283,53448; tigrfam=TIGR01479), whose protein sequence is MKDNFCVIMGGGIGSRFWPFSREDKPKQFLDFFGTGRSLLQQTFDRFSQIIPTENIFIATNDAYADLVKEQLPEITDKQILREPTRRNTAPCIAYAAFHIKAINPNANIVVTPADHLILQEHHFLKNIQTGLNFVREYPALLTLGVKPERPETGYGYIQTDEGVGGGNIQKVKVFTEKPNLELAELFVKSGDFFWNSGIFLWNVNTILKAFEEHLPAVHNRLGQDLDKYNTPEEQKFINEAYPTCPNISIDYGIMEKANNVHMLVADFGWSDLGNWSSIYDLTVDEKDESKNATLKCKSLFIDSSNNLVTTNSDNKLVVVQGLKNYIVVESDNILLICKREEEQRIKQIVADIEIKFGKEYI, encoded by the coding sequence ATGAAGGATAATTTTTGTGTAATAATGGGTGGTGGTATAGGAAGCCGCTTTTGGCCATTTAGTAGAGAGGATAAACCCAAACAGTTTCTTGATTTCTTTGGAACAGGTCGCTCGCTGTTGCAACAAACTTTCGACCGTTTTAGTCAAATAATACCAACGGAAAATATTTTTATTGCAACTAACGATGCTTATGCGGATTTAGTTAAAGAGCAACTTCCTGAGATAACAGATAAGCAAATACTTCGAGAACCGACTCGTCGTAATACAGCTCCTTGTATTGCTTATGCCGCTTTTCATATTAAAGCGATTAACCCAAATGCAAACATAGTTGTAACTCCTGCCGACCATTTAATTTTACAAGAACATCATTTCTTGAAAAATATACAAACAGGATTGAATTTCGTGCGTGAATATCCTGCGTTACTTACTTTAGGCGTAAAACCTGAACGACCAGAAACAGGATATGGATATATTCAAACCGATGAAGGTGTTGGCGGAGGTAACATACAGAAAGTAAAGGTGTTTACAGAAAAACCGAACTTAGAACTTGCAGAACTCTTTGTTAAGAGTGGCGACTTCTTTTGGAACTCTGGTATATTCCTTTGGAATGTTAATACAATACTAAAGGCTTTCGAAGAACATCTTCCTGCTGTACATAATCGACTTGGTCAGGATTTAGATAAATATAATACTCCCGAAGAACAAAAATTCATTAACGAAGCTTACCCAACTTGCCCTAACATATCTATTGATTATGGTATTATGGAAAAGGCTAATAATGTTCATATGTTGGTTGCCGACTTTGGGTGGTCTGATTTAGGTAATTGGAGTTCTATCTACGACCTCACTGTTGACGAAAAAGACGAAAGCAAGAATGCAACATTGAAATGTAAATCTTTATTTATAGATAGTAGCAATAACTTAGTTACAACTAATTCTGATAATAAATTGGTTGTTGTGCAAGGCTTAAAGAATTATATAGTTGTTGAGTCGGACAATATTCTTCTTATTTGTAAACGAGAAGAAGAGCAACGCATTAAACAAATTGTTGCTGATATTGAAATCAAATTTGGCAAAGAATATATTTAA
- a CDS encoding 16S rRNA (cytidine1402-2'-O)-methyltransferase (product_source=KO:K07056; cath_funfam=1.10.10.60,3.40.1010.10; cog=COG0313; ko=KO:K07056; superfamily=53790; tigrfam=TIGR00096) — protein MANLFLIPVTLGDTEISRVLPEYNKEVILSLKYFIVENIRSARRFLKQTDSSINIDELTFFTLNKHTTQEELSGYLDPIKENNSIGIISEAGCPAIADPGADVVAIAQQKNIKVVPLIGPSSILLALMASGFNGQSFAFNGYLPIEVNQRIKTLKELETLIYSKSQTQLFIETPYRNNKMLEEIVKTCRPTTKLCIAADITLSNEYIKTKTIADWKKALPDLGKRQCIFSLYK, from the coding sequence ATGGCTAATCTATTTTTAATTCCTGTTACTTTGGGAGATACAGAAATATCTCGTGTATTGCCCGAATACAACAAAGAAGTAATACTCTCATTAAAATATTTTATTGTAGAGAATATCCGTTCGGCAAGACGTTTCTTGAAACAAACCGACTCGTCAATCAATATAGACGAACTTACATTCTTTACTCTTAATAAACATACCACACAAGAAGAGCTGTCGGGATATTTAGACCCGATAAAAGAAAATAATTCTATAGGAATAATATCAGAAGCTGGTTGTCCTGCCATTGCCGACCCAGGAGCAGATGTTGTTGCTATAGCTCAGCAAAAGAATATAAAAGTAGTTCCGTTAATAGGTCCTTCTTCAATATTGTTAGCATTAATGGCATCGGGATTTAACGGACAAAGTTTTGCTTTTAATGGCTACTTACCCATAGAGGTTAATCAAAGAATTAAAACTCTTAAAGAGTTGGAAACTCTTATATACTCAAAAAGTCAAACACAGCTGTTTATTGAAACACCTTATAGAAACAACAAAATGTTAGAAGAAATAGTTAAGACTTGCCGACCTACAACAAAGTTATGTATTGCGGCCGATATTACTCTTTCTAACGAATACATAAAAACAAAAACAATAGCCGATTGGAAAAAGGCATTGCCAGACTTAGGTAAAAGACAGTGTATTTTTTCTCTTTATAAATAA
- a CDS encoding 16S rRNA C967 or C1407 C5-methylase (RsmB/RsmF family)/NOL1/NOP2/fmu family ribosome biogenesis protein (product_source=COG0144/COG3270; cath_funfam=3.40.50.150; cog=COG0144,COG3270; pfam=PF01189,PF13636,PF17125; superfamily=53335), with product MKLPIAFENQIKEIIGDEWNNFVNALEEDSPTSIRLNSNKYHEADNLKTNQPIPWASNAYYLDTRPIFTLDPLLHAGVYYVQEASSMYLEQIIKKHLAPSIKVLDLCAAPGGKSTLISSLLSEDSLLVANEVIRTRSNILSENLIKWGNPNTIVTNNDPADIGNKLNSYFDIIVADVPCSGEGMFRKDNAAINEWSPNNVKLCAERQRRIIADIWSSLKPGGILIYSTCTFNKEENENNLEWICNELGAEILDAPCRFYPHKNKGEGFFIASLQKAASDESNTYRCAKKNKKDNKSSKGIKTPEEIKQRIINADAFSFHQKNDSFIAIPLAVVDSYRDIASCLKIVSAGISIGEIKGKDIIPSHSLALSNCLSESFYPTLELDKESAIKYLRKDSFDCDLQNLHKGYVIVTYNNRPLGFIKNIGTRFNNLYPNEWRIRMNV from the coding sequence ATGAAACTTCCGATAGCTTTCGAAAATCAAATAAAAGAGATTATAGGTGATGAGTGGAACAACTTCGTTAATGCTTTAGAGGAAGACAGTCCGACAAGTATTCGTCTTAATTCTAATAAATACCACGAAGCCGATAATCTGAAAACAAACCAACCTATACCTTGGGCTTCTAATGCTTATTATTTAGATACTCGCCCTATCTTTACTTTAGACCCATTGCTTCACGCTGGAGTTTACTATGTACAGGAAGCTTCATCGATGTATTTAGAACAGATTATAAAAAAGCATCTTGCACCCTCTATTAAAGTTTTAGATTTGTGTGCTGCACCTGGCGGCAAGTCCACTTTAATATCATCTCTATTGTCGGAAGATAGTTTGTTGGTAGCAAATGAAGTGATACGCACACGGTCTAACATTCTTTCTGAGAATCTTATTAAATGGGGAAATCCAAATACAATAGTAACAAATAACGACCCTGCTGATATAGGCAATAAGCTTAACTCTTATTTTGATATAATTGTTGCCGATGTTCCTTGTTCTGGCGAAGGAATGTTCAGGAAAGACAATGCTGCGATAAACGAATGGTCGCCTAACAATGTGAAACTTTGCGCCGAACGACAAAGACGAATTATAGCCGACATATGGTCGTCGCTTAAACCTGGCGGCATTTTAATTTATAGCACTTGCACATTCAACAAAGAAGAAAACGAAAACAATTTAGAGTGGATTTGCAACGAGTTAGGAGCCGAGATATTAGATGCTCCTTGTAGGTTTTACCCACACAAAAACAAAGGAGAAGGCTTTTTTATTGCTTCTCTACAAAAAGCGGCAAGCGACGAAAGCAACACATACAGATGCGCAAAGAAAAATAAAAAAGACAACAAATCATCTAAAGGAATTAAAACACCAGAAGAGATTAAGCAACGGATTATAAACGCTGATGCCTTTTCTTTTCATCAAAAAAATGATAGTTTCATCGCTATTCCTCTTGCCGTTGTAGATAGTTATAGAGACATTGCTTCTTGTCTTAAAATAGTATCGGCAGGTATTAGTATTGGAGAAATAAAGGGTAAAGATATTATTCCATCTCACAGTTTAGCATTGTCTAATTGTTTATCTGAAAGTTTTTATCCTACATTAGAGCTTGATAAAGAGAGTGCAATTAAGTATCTACGAAAAGACTCGTTCGATTGTGATTTGCAAAATTTACATAAGGGCTATGTAATTGTTACTTACAATAATCGTCCTTTGGGCTTTATCAAGAATATAGGTACTCGCTTCAATAATCTTTATCCTAACGAATGGCGAATTAGAATGAATGTCTAA